The Candidatus Nitrosocaldus cavascurensis genome segment ATCAGGATCTGCTGAGTGATTTGATCTGAATTGCTATAGGTTTATTCTTGCTAATTTGAATGATGTAACTGCTCTATCGCATAACTACCTTCTTGGTTAATTATAGATGATATCCATCTTACCTTAACTACTACCTTCTTTGCTTATCTACTGTATGTTAAGTAGGTTGTATAATAATGATACTTTTAGTGTTCATACAAAACTCCTTAACCTTTAATATATACTTCTTTCTTTGCCATAACATGCTCACCATCAAACATACTCTAAGGAAGAGAATGTTGACTCTACTTCTGCTATCCATCTATATATAGCCATACTGCTGTACTCTACTCTTTTATCTTTCATAATCGTGCTGATCTAATACAGCATACGCTAGATTATCATATCCTAGTGGCTCATTCGTAATATATTCACGTACTTGGCTAACACTTTAGTAGTATCGTAACTCGGTAATGATGGTAAGGTGTACAAGTTCAGGTTAACACTTATTATAGTATCATAACTAACATGATTCAATACAAATTAAAAAGCCTATGCTGTAGTAGACTCATGGAAAGGTATCATGATGCTAGAGCACATACAGCAGAGCATATATTTGCTAGAGCATTGCAGAATCTGCTAGGTCCTGAGAGCATCCAGGTTCTGAAGGTTGAGCATACAGATGATGTAAACAGGGTTTACATAAGATGTAAAGAGTTGAGTATGGATGAGGTATATCAGGCTATGATTATAGTGAACAGAACTATAGAGGAAGGGAGAACGGTTAGAGAGCATACGTTCCCTTCTCTAGATGAGGCAAGGAGGAGATTCCCAGATGTTAGAGCGTATGAAGTAAGGATCACTGGTAACGTTAGAGTAGTAGAGATAGATGGATATGACCATTCTGCATGTATCAAGGAGCATGTTAGCAACACAAGAGAGTGTGAATTCTTCATAGTTAAGAGCATATCAAGGGAGAGGGATATCAGCAAGGTTGAGTACCTTGTTGGAGATAAGGCTAAGCGTTACGCAATAGAATCTGTAAAAAGGCTAGCAGATATAGCAATGATGCTAAGAGCGAACATGAATACATTAGAGGCTACATTGAGTAATATTCTTGAGGAGTTGAGTATGCTAAGGACCAGCATAAGGAGTGTTACCGATGATGCAGTCAGTGCATTATCTGCAGTAAGGGTTAGAGAATTGAACCTCTACTATGGCTCTTTCAATATGCTTGATGATGATATATTGATCAAGAAGGCAAGCACGATGGTGAAGGATGGTACAGATAATAAACTGATAATCTTCCTTAATAGGAAGAGGGATAGATCGAATGTTGTAATAGCAAGCAATGATCCAAGGCTAGATTCTAATACCTTGCTCAAGGCTATTATTGCTAGATATGGAGGAAAGGGAGGTGGCAAGGCAGAGTTTGCTACTGGCTATATCATAACTAGCCTTGGTGTAGATGTTGATCACAAGATCAAGCAGGAGGTTATGGGGTTGATAGAGCAACTTCTTGCTAGTTGATTGACGTTAATAAGCTGTAGGAGGTTATGATGCTGCTGTTGCTGCATATACCACCATTACTATAACTGCAACTATCCAGAACAACTCATTAAACTTAAATTTGTATTACATGCTCTTTGCTAGCATGAGCCTTGAGGATGATCTAGGGGATTGGAGGAGATCACACTACTCATCTGAACTGCATGGTATGGATGGTAGAGAGGTTACCCTAATGGGCTATGTAGCAAGTATAAGGGACCATGGCAATATACTCTTCGTTATGCTAGCAGATAAGGATGGAGAGGTACAGATAGTCTTCAAGAGGAATGCTGAAGGTTCTGATGGTGCAACAACACAAGCACTATTCTCAAAGGCAAGGATGCTTAAGGAGCACTCATCAATAGCAGTCAAGGGTATAGTAAGGAGCATGAAGAATGCACCAAAGGGAGTTGAGGTAGTACCAAAGGAGATGAAGATACTCTCTCTTGCAAGGAGTGTACCTCCATTCTCAGTATACAGTAAGAACATCCCATTAGATGTAAGATTGGATATAAGGGCTGTAGACCTTAGGAGGCACTATCTAAGGGCTGTATTTAGGATAAGGCATAACCTACTCAAAGCCATAAGATCCTTCCTTGATGAGAGAGGTTTCATAGAGGTCAGCACTCCAAAGATGATATCAACAGCATCAGAGGGAGGGGCAGCACTCTTCCCCATCTTCTACTTCGATAGGGAAGCGTTCCTTGCTCAGAGCCCACAGCTCTACAAGGAGCAGTTAACCCTAGCATTTGAGAAGGTTTATGAGATCGCTCCAATATTCAGGGCAGAGCCATCAAGAACCAATAGGCACCTTGCAGAGGCTATATCTATTGATGTTGAACATGCATTCGTTAACTATGAGGATGTAATGGGTATACTTGAGGAGATGATCTCACATGCTATAGGCTATGTTGTTGATAAGTGTAAGGATGAGTTTAGTATACTTGGTACAACTCCAATCAAGCCTAGTACACCATTTCCAAGGTACAGATACTCTCAACTCATAGACATACTCAAAGGTGAAGGGATAAGGATAGAGTGGGGGGATGACTTTGCTGCTGAGCATCTCAAGGCACTTTCAAGTATGTTAAAGGGCTACTACTTCATAGTTGATTGGCCAGCAAGGATGAGGCCATTCTATACCAAGACCAAGGATGACGGTAGTACTGCCTTGAGTGAGTCATTCGATCTTATGCATGGGGATCTGGAGATATCATCTGGAAGTACAAGGATAAATAGGAAGGATGAACTCATGGAGAGGCTCAAGATGCAAGGTCTTAAGCCAGAGTCATTCGCCCATCACCTTATAGTATTCGATTATGGTATGCCTCCCCATGCAGGTTTTGGGTTAGGATTGGAGAGGTTACTGATGACAGTAACTGGGTTGGAGAATATAAGGGATGCAACATTCTATCCTAGGGATATAGACAGGCTTGTGCCATGATAATCTATGCATAATTTGTATGTATAAGCAAAGCATAAAGCAAGAGCAAGCAAGTAAGTAATGACTTCAACCTCTAACCATATACCCATATATGCATTCTATACCCAACTCCTTAGCCTTAGTAAGAGCCTCCCTATCTATGTGGATAGAGACCGTTACTAATCTCTTAATACTTCCATACTCACGTTCTATCACAGGTTTTATACTGTTAACCTTCTCATAGAATGTTACAACATCATCCTCTGCAACCCTGTTCTTAATCTCTAGTATATCAGCATGGCTATTGCTAACTATTATATCAAACTCATAACGCTTACCCTTCAAGCCATACAACCCTTCCTTATCAATGTACTCAAACCTCCTAGCCTTATCCTTATCTATGCCTAGTTGCATAAGTTGATCTCTATAGATGTTGAGGATCAACCTCTCCATATCCTTGCCTGTCCTTCTCCCTAGAGAGCCTATGCTTATACTCAACTCTTGGATAAGTCTATCATGCCTCTTGAACCCTTCCTGCATATCCCTCCTTAGATCTTCAATGCTCTTCCATACCTTAGCAAACTCTTCATCATGCCTCTTGAACCCTTCCTGCATATCCCTCCTTAGATCGTTTAGATCCTTCCTTAGTTCTTTGATATCCTCCTCTACCTTCAAGAACCTAGCATTTACCCTCTCCTCCATCTCCAAGAACCTCTTATTCATCTTCTCCTCCATCTCCAAGAACCTCTTATTCATCTTCTCCTCCATCTCCAAGAACCTCTTATTCATATCCTCATCAACCTTAGCAATCCTATCCAGTATCTCCTTGTAGCCTATAGCCCCTGCTACTGCATGCCTAAATTCTACATCTTCAAGTAGTAGGTTAAGCAATACCTTCTTCAACTCTTCCTTACTGCTATGCATAATGTAAGTATGCTTGGGATGTATATAAGGCTAAGCAGTGGAGCATGATGTGGATATGAATGCTCAACGTGCATAACTTGCATAGTTTATCAAACTCTAATCATCAAGCATCTTATATCAATCAAATCTCCTTCTGCTAATTCAATTTGTATACATATTACTAGTAGTAGCATCAACCATCAGCACACTTATCATGCCTGATTAGAGATGAAGGTATAAGAAGAATGTTTATGCAGTTAAGCCTTGATGGTTTATATATACAATGATCGCAGAGATGGTATAGCATGGTTAGTGTTGAGGAGGTTAAGCATCTAGCATACCTAGCAAGGATAGGTGTGAAGGATGAGGAGTTAAGGCTGTATGCTGAGCAGATAAATGAGATAATAGAGTACTTCAACATGCTTGATGAACTTGACATAAGTAGTGATGTAGAGCCATACAAGATTAGCAGGGATTATAAGGAGATGAGGGATGATGTAGCACTTGTATTCCTTGGCGATGTGTTAAGTAATGCAAAGAATGTGAAGGATAGGTTCATAAAGGCACCAAAGATGGGATGAGATGAGAGTATGTATATAATATCAGGTAGATCTCTATGGTTAGTAGTAGTAAACTTGCATTAAATGCATATGAACTTGTGGAAGAGGTTAAGAGTGGATCAATAAGCGTAGAGGATTACATTGCAAGCATGCTTGAGAGGATAGAAAGCATGGATGAGAGGATCAATG includes the following:
- a CDS encoding DHHA1 domain-containing protein, producing MERYHDARAHTAEHIFARALQNLLGPESIQVLKVEHTDDVNRVYIRCKELSMDEVYQAMIIVNRTIEEGRTVREHTFPSLDEARRRFPDVRAYEVRITGNVRVVEIDGYDHSACIKEHVSNTRECEFFIVKSISRERDISKVEYLVGDKAKRYAIESVKRLADIAMMLRANMNTLEATLSNILEELSMLRTSIRSVTDDAVSALSAVRVRELNLYYGSFNMLDDDILIKKASTMVKDGTDNKLIIFLNRKRDRSNVVIASNDPRLDSNTLLKAIIARYGGKGGGKAEFATGYIITSLGVDVDHKIKQEVMGLIEQLLAS
- the aspS gene encoding aspartate--tRNA(Asn) ligase, encoding MSLEDDLGDWRRSHYSSELHGMDGREVTLMGYVASIRDHGNILFVMLADKDGEVQIVFKRNAEGSDGATTQALFSKARMLKEHSSIAVKGIVRSMKNAPKGVEVVPKEMKILSLARSVPPFSVYSKNIPLDVRLDIRAVDLRRHYLRAVFRIRHNLLKAIRSFLDERGFIEVSTPKMISTASEGGAALFPIFYFDREAFLAQSPQLYKEQLTLAFEKVYEIAPIFRAEPSRTNRHLAEAISIDVEHAFVNYEDVMGILEEMISHAIGYVVDKCKDEFSILGTTPIKPSTPFPRYRYSQLIDILKGEGIRIEWGDDFAAEHLKALSSMLKGYYFIVDWPARMRPFYTKTKDDGSTALSESFDLMHGDLEISSGSTRINRKDELMERLKMQGLKPESFAHHLIVFDYGMPPHAGFGLGLERLLMTVTGLENIRDATFYPRDIDRLVP
- a CDS encoding PD-(D/E)XK nuclease family protein, with amino-acid sequence MHSSKEELKKVLLNLLLEDVEFRHAVAGAIGYKEILDRIAKVDEDMNKRFLEMEEKMNKRFLEMEEKMNKRFLEMEERVNARFLKVEEDIKELRKDLNDLRRDMQEGFKRHDEEFAKVWKSIEDLRRDMQEGFKRHDRLIQELSISIGSLGRRTGKDMERLILNIYRDQLMQLGIDKDKARRFEYIDKEGLYGLKGKRYEFDIIVSNSHADILEIKNRVAEDDVVTFYEKVNSIKPVIEREYGSIKRLVTVSIHIDREALTKAKELGIECIYGYMVRG
- the gatC gene encoding Asp-tRNA(Asn)/Glu-tRNA(Gln) amidotransferase subunit GatC gives rise to the protein MVSVEEVKHLAYLARIGVKDEELRLYAEQINEIIEYFNMLDELDISSDVEPYKISRDYKEMRDDVALVFLGDVLSNAKNVKDRFIKAPKMG